Proteins found in one Plasmodium sp. gorilla clade G2 genome assembly, chromosome: 14 genomic segment:
- a CDS encoding Appr-1-p processing domain protein, protein MLFNKFFKHDRFYIALNKITTRNYKTSKKVNIGKLIAKNKIKNHEKHSIEDIELLLHEKNHDVLQSYPTIKNVHKIIDVNYLPVFKKNENQFNILNKIVLHFGDLSYLKGDAVVNGTNKVFELMKEGNGYDCSGNFLKTCGEELFNDMKNTKEENKGKSIILTKGYNSSYKNIIHVVEPYYNQTEKLKNCYENVLLIAKENNFKNIVFPLLGSGISLFKKHDVVISCLEGIYQFMKIKDNFNAIDKIILCTITDSYWMLLRDSIYLYLDINI, encoded by the exons atgctttttaataaattttttaaacatgATAGATTTTATATtgcattaaataaaattactaCACGTAATTATAAAACAAgtaaaaaagtaaatattGGAAAACTGATagctaaaaataaaataaaaaatcatgAAAAGCATAGTATAGAAGATATAGAGTTATTATTACATGAGAAGAATCATGATGTTTTACAAAGTTATCCaactataaaaaatgttcatAAAATAATCGACGTTAATTATCTTCCtgttttcaaaaaaaatgaaaaccagtttaatattttgaataaaatAGTTCTTCACTTTGgag atCTGTCATATTTAAAAGGTGATGCGGTGGTCAATGGAACAAATAAAGTTTTTGAATTAATGAAAGAAGGAAATGGTTATGACTGTTCaggtaattttttaaaaacttgTGGCGAAGAATTATTTAACGATATGAAAAATACAAAAGAGGAGAATAAAGGAAAAAGTATTATATTAACAAAAGGATATAATagttcatataaaaatattatacatgtTGTTGAACCATATTATAATCAAACCGAAAAGTTAAAAAATTGTTATGAAAATGTATTACTAATagcaaaagaaaataattttaaaaatattgtattTCCTTTACTGGGTAGTGGTATTAGTTTATTTAAGAAACATGATGTTGTCATTTCATGTTTAGAAGGAATTTATCAATTcatgaaaataaaagataattttaatgctattgataaaataatattatgcaCCATTACTGATTCTTATTGGATGCTCTTAAGAGACTccatatatctttatttagatataaatatatag
- a CDS encoding SNARE protein, putative, which produces MSDIYFYSEEINNLLEDFKRILEELEKEEEKNEKTEKYCNDIHFINERIKTAKDAYFIEIRNLSEEEQIENISKIKNKMIILENLNIQFDFKKSKLIYEEEKQAKENKKMLKVRYVSAKDIETKGDIIQDQTDDAIFRMKMMVDESENITKDAADKLNTQNEKLQKARDKIEDVDINVYSAKQTLKEIAKEAVTDRFVRLMTILIFIVVTVLITVIIISRKQTPVVINEVMTENEPIRKNKTVRRQEINPNLTRDI; this is translated from the coding sequence atgagtgatatatacttttattctgaagaaattaataatttgttagaagattttaaaagaatattagAAGAACtggaaaaagaagaagaaaaaaatgaaaagacggaaaaatattgtaatgatattcattttataaatgaaagAATAAAAACAGCTAAGGATGCTTATTTTATTGAGATACGCAATTTAAGTGAAGAGGAacaaatagaaaatatatcaaaaataaaaaataaaatgataatattagaAAATCTAAATATTCAATttgattttaaaaaaagtaaattaatatatgaagaagaaaaacaagcaaaagaaaataaaaaaatgttaaagGTTAGATATGTATCAGCAAAAGATATAGAAACTAAAGGAGATATAATACAAGATCAAACAGATGATGCAATTTTTAGAATGAAAATGATGGTTGATGAATCTGAAAATATTACTAAAGATGCAGCagataaattaaatacaCAAAATGAAAAACTACAAAAAGCAAGAGATAAAATTGAGGATGTTGATATTAATGTATATAGTGCTAAACAAACTTTAAAAGAAATAGCCAAAGAAGCTGTTACAGATAGATTTGTTCGACTTATGactatattaatttttattgtaGTAACAGTACTTATCACAGTTATAATCATATCAAGAAAACAAACACCTGTTGTAATAAATGAAGTGATGACAGAAAATGAACCCAtacgaaaaaataaaacgGTGCGACGTCAAGAAATTAATCCCAATCTAACAAGAGATatttaa